The proteins below are encoded in one region of Paenisporosarcina cavernae:
- a CDS encoding S-layer homology domain-containing protein produces the protein MAYQPKSYKKFVATAATATLVASAIAPVASANSNTAAFTDVSANYKVAVDYLVENNISQGYTETQFGVQMDIKRGDAAIILAKALGIVEDENAAPSGFSDVPTRGALFINTLKEAGIINGKTATNFGFNDPITRGEVALIMARAAAYNLEGDVSELKFTDVADRYKEAVAGLVEAGITQGKSATQFGTNDPITRGEYAIFVYKAETMTPATPEVVSVSAINATEVVVDFSVLLDKTDAETVGNYKIGAVSPTSATLNSDKKSVTLKFANASDVEVTNSVFVVEPIQTAADASVETAKYTQVFSFEDTIRPTVTGVSYPTNATAKVTLSEAVDVLDGTELADYITVTDANGADITDTTLYTLSADKKSFTVNTAGFTKGLAYSLSIVGLKDLGGNLISPNPAVVNITKTEVDSVLPTVTSVTSLDTNKFKVVFSEALDTTGTYFTYDVDASGTPVTVNSANATMNDAGTEFIVDLGAPLSAGPHAIAIDSYEDPSANAGNPYSKLVNFAADTTNPTVASTSVKTLSGVRYIAVTFTEEVTLNAQTVNFSYVQDGVYKTGTIAASSLAAVDLDENGVDESVLINTEDFDGLGNALKSGVYSISLPSGLVTDTSQNTNDNAATTVKVTLGDLTSTDTTKPGIAGVDVQSIDNDTVEVTFSEDVSNETALNLANYTVEGKQVFDSAVFYGDKTTVRLTLKAGAIKLNGDYQVVIKNIKDTAGNLMNTVTRIETFTENTAPALSSAVLTANNVITLKFNEDMNVLSIQEALAEADFEVFVNGVAETGVTEASTDARTFTLTLADALNATEYNSTITLKPTVDFDVEDANGNAHPTFTSVTVTK, from the coding sequence ATGGCTTATCAACCAAAGTCGTACAAAAAGTTCGTTGCAACTGCAGCGACAGCTACATTAGTAGCATCAGCAATCGCTCCAGTAGCGTCTGCAAACTCTAACACAGCAGCATTCACGGATGTTTCTGCAAACTACAAAGTGGCAGTAGACTACTTAGTAGAAAACAATATCTCACAAGGATATACAGAAACTCAATTTGGCGTTCAAATGGACATCAAACGTGGGGATGCAGCAATCATCCTTGCAAAAGCTTTAGGAATCGTTGAAGACGAAAACGCTGCTCCATCTGGTTTCTCTGACGTTCCTACTCGTGGAGCTCTATTCATCAACACGTTAAAAGAAGCAGGTATCATTAATGGTAAAACTGCTACTAACTTTGGATTTAACGATCCAATCACTCGTGGTGAAGTTGCTTTAATTATGGCACGTGCTGCAGCTTATAACTTAGAAGGTGATGTTTCTGAATTGAAATTCACTGACGTTGCTGATCGTTATAAAGAAGCAGTTGCTGGATTAGTAGAAGCTGGAATCACTCAAGGTAAATCAGCTACTCAATTCGGAACTAACGATCCAATCACTCGTGGAGAGTATGCAATCTTTGTTTACAAAGCGGAGACTATGACTCCAGCAACTCCTGAAGTTGTTTCAGTAAGTGCGATTAACGCAACTGAAGTAGTTGTAGACTTTAGCGTATTACTTGATAAAACTGATGCTGAAACTGTAGGAAACTACAAAATTGGTGCTGTATCTCCAACTTCAGCAACATTAAATAGCGACAAAAAATCCGTTACTTTGAAGTTTGCTAATGCAAGCGATGTTGAAGTAACTAATTCTGTATTTGTAGTAGAGCCAATTCAAACTGCTGCTGATGCTTCAGTTGAAACAGCTAAATATACACAAGTATTTTCTTTTGAAGATACAATTCGTCCAACTGTAACTGGAGTTTCATACCCAACTAATGCAACTGCTAAAGTTACATTATCAGAAGCTGTTGACGTTTTAGATGGAACAGAACTAGCAGATTACATCACTGTAACAGATGCTAATGGAGCAGATATCACTGATACTACTCTTTATACTTTATCAGCTGACAAAAAATCTTTCACAGTAAATACTGCTGGTTTCACTAAAGGATTAGCATACTCATTATCAATCGTGGGATTAAAAGATCTTGGTGGAAATTTAATTTCTCCTAACCCAGCTGTTGTTAATATTACAAAAACTGAAGTAGATTCAGTTCTTCCAACAGTAACAAGTGTTACTTCTTTGGATACTAACAAATTTAAAGTAGTATTCTCTGAAGCACTTGATACTACTGGAACTTACTTCACTTATGATGTAGACGCTTCTGGTACACCTGTAACAGTAAACAGTGCAAATGCTACTATGAATGACGCTGGAACAGAATTTATTGTTGACTTAGGTGCACCACTATCAGCTGGTCCACATGCTATTGCAATTGATTCTTATGAAGATCCTTCTGCTAACGCTGGTAATCCTTACAGCAAATTAGTAAACTTTGCTGCAGATACTACTAATCCTACTGTAGCTTCAACTTCAGTAAAAACATTATCAGGTGTTCGTTATATAGCTGTAACTTTCACTGAGGAAGTAACATTAAATGCGCAAACAGTTAATTTCTCTTATGTACAAGATGGAGTTTACAAAACTGGTACAATTGCAGCTTCTTCTCTAGCAGCTGTTGATTTAGATGAAAATGGCGTTGATGAATCAGTACTTATCAATACAGAGGATTTCGATGGTTTAGGAAATGCACTTAAATCTGGAGTTTACTCAATTTCTTTACCTTCTGGTTTAGTTACTGATACATCTCAAAACACTAACGATAACGCTGCAACTACTGTAAAAGTTACTTTAGGTGACCTTACTTCTACAGATACTACTAAACCTGGTATCGCAGGAGTTGACGTTCAATCTATCGATAACGATACAGTTGAAGTTACATTTAGCGAAGATGTTTCAAACGAAACTGCATTAAATCTAGCTAACTATACAGTTGAAGGAAAACAAGTATTCGATTCTGCTGTATTCTATGGTGACAAAACGACAGTTCGTTTAACATTAAAAGCAGGTGCTATTAAGTTAAACGGTGACTATCAAGTTGTCATTAAAAACATTAAAGATACTGCTGGAAATCTTATGAATACTGTTACACGTATTGAGACTTTCACTGAAAACACAGCTCCTGCTTTATCTTCAGCTGTATTAACTGCTAACAATGTTATTACTTTAAAATTCAATGAAGATATGAATGTTCTTAGCATTCAAGAAGCACTTGCTGAAGCTGATTTTGAAGTATTCGTTAATGGAGTAGCTGAAACTGGAGTTACTGAAGCATCAACTGATGCTAGAACATTTACATTAACTTTAGCTGATGCATTAAATGCTACAGAATATAACTCTACAATTACGCTTAAACCAACTGTAGATTTCGATGTTGAAGATGCTAATGGTAATGCGCATCCAACATTCACTTCTGTAACTGTAACTAAATAA
- a CDS encoding S-layer homology domain-containing protein: protein MKKWIASLAIAAMVTTSMGTAEAASTSVRESVFSDLSINNKLYESVYTMYVREVMEYEEGIALNGGDRVYPLQEISRAQAAQYLYNLLGMTLIEENGFSDVPSTHPNYDAIATMAANEVLDGFPDGTFHPNEKLTRAQMAKIVTNAFELKESNEAIPFTDVNERFYPYVSAIYAKNITGGKTATQYGSNEFITKQEMAAFMDRAHKIRLGSEYNDYEIMMVTNELTRKIRILMLQGLEEKHPNQQVSDIATELSNLSTEPAFSMVSGMYLNSCYACDGADVTRDMDFALKYEAVAQTDNRIVIDSAIPESLFFSGGNYRLEMVKQDGAWKLKSMTTSSFDENPVQMTSDEARDYIVYTLRSSFGWNVSSIEYIGKSTESNFDRYKVISNGQTKIVQFKPTTAFVLEE from the coding sequence ATGAAAAAATGGATCGCGAGTTTAGCAATAGCGGCGATGGTGACAACAAGTATGGGAACAGCAGAAGCAGCATCAACTTCTGTACGAGAATCTGTATTTAGTGATCTGTCGATAAATAACAAGTTGTATGAATCCGTTTACACCATGTATGTTCGTGAAGTGATGGAGTATGAGGAAGGTATCGCATTAAATGGAGGGGATCGAGTATATCCCTTGCAGGAAATTAGCCGCGCACAAGCAGCTCAGTATTTATATAATTTGCTCGGGATGACATTAATTGAGGAGAATGGATTTAGTGATGTGCCCTCAACTCATCCTAATTATGACGCGATAGCCACGATGGCAGCGAACGAAGTGTTAGATGGATTTCCAGATGGAACGTTCCATCCGAATGAAAAATTGACTCGTGCTCAAATGGCAAAAATTGTTACCAATGCATTTGAGTTAAAAGAATCAAATGAAGCTATTCCTTTTACAGATGTAAATGAACGATTCTATCCATACGTATCTGCGATTTATGCGAAAAATATTACGGGTGGGAAAACGGCCACTCAGTATGGTTCGAATGAGTTTATCACGAAACAAGAAATGGCTGCATTTATGGACCGTGCACATAAGATAAGACTTGGTAGCGAGTACAATGATTACGAAATCATGATGGTGACGAATGAACTAACTCGTAAAATCCGTATTTTAATGCTGCAAGGTTTAGAAGAAAAACATCCAAATCAACAAGTCAGTGATATCGCAACTGAATTAAGCAATCTTTCTACAGAACCAGCTTTCTCCATGGTGAGTGGAATGTACTTGAATAGTTGTTATGCGTGTGATGGAGCAGATGTTACAAGAGATATGGATTTTGCTTTGAAGTATGAGGCTGTTGCTCAAACGGATAATCGAATCGTGATTGACTCTGCAATTCCTGAAAGTTTGTTTTTCTCTGGTGGAAATTATCGGTTAGAGATGGTTAAACAAGATGGTGCTTGGAAGTTAAAATCGATGACTACTAGCTCATTTGATGAGAACCCTGTACAAATGACTTCTGATGAAGCACGTGATTATATTGTTTATACGCTTCGTTCAAGTTTTGGATGGAATGTGAGTTCTATTGAATATATCGGGAAAAGTACTGAATCTAATTTTGACCGTTATAAAGTGATATCGAATGGTCAAACAAAAATCGTACAATTTAAACCAACTACTGCATTTGTGTTAGAAGAATAA
- a CDS encoding O-antigen ligase family protein, with amino-acid sequence MIQTLLQKKYLLYILAFIIVQPVIDVLTTFSIYVLEIDVTFGVIIRVAFMVLMGVLLLLFAMKSKQAKLFVVYLIGLAIMIVINIYLNTSTKDPYYLFDELKFFNKVVYFHVVFLGFLLVYEELTRLKVDVEKKTTSYLFYSGVIIGLVFILAQITGTSLANYASYKKGFSGWFFAGNEIGAIMAMVLPIVALYAIERTANAKKPWFWIPFVMLSMGMLALGTKVGYGGILVVLLSVAIGSLIIWFWKKEATKKVKSNFVVSVSLIVLLAVATPFTPVFSNMYAHLDLLNIDFGGEDAPGEVEPEDEEPVITEEEFQNLVFSSREKYVKEFAQDFNQAPTTQKIFGMGFAGNYDEKELGKDLKMIEMDFYDLFYSFGWLGFIYLMTPFFYYAVRIIVKFVKNLKEYFTYEYMLYGVALLLGLGIAYTAGHVFTAPAVSIYLAMLLAFMNRWTPTIKL; translated from the coding sequence ATGATACAAACATTACTTCAAAAAAAATATCTTCTATATATACTTGCATTCATTATCGTTCAACCGGTAATCGATGTGTTAACAACATTCTCCATTTACGTGTTAGAAATTGATGTTACATTTGGTGTAATAATCCGTGTAGCATTTATGGTGCTTATGGGAGTTCTCCTCTTACTATTTGCGATGAAATCGAAACAAGCAAAACTCTTTGTCGTCTATTTAATAGGGCTTGCTATCATGATCGTCATCAATATCTATCTAAATACTTCCACTAAAGATCCGTACTATTTATTTGACGAACTAAAGTTTTTCAATAAAGTGGTCTATTTCCACGTTGTTTTCCTAGGGTTCTTACTTGTTTATGAGGAGTTAACTCGATTAAAAGTAGATGTAGAAAAAAAGACAACTTCTTATTTATTCTACTCAGGAGTTATCATTGGACTTGTCTTTATTTTGGCTCAAATAACGGGTACAAGCCTAGCGAACTATGCATCCTACAAAAAAGGATTTTCTGGATGGTTCTTTGCAGGAAACGAAATCGGAGCAATCATGGCAATGGTGCTTCCAATCGTCGCTTTGTATGCAATTGAACGGACTGCCAATGCGAAAAAACCATGGTTTTGGATTCCGTTTGTCATGCTTTCAATGGGAATGCTAGCACTTGGAACAAAGGTGGGGTATGGTGGAATTCTTGTCGTGTTACTTTCAGTTGCAATCGGTAGCCTGATTATTTGGTTTTGGAAAAAAGAAGCAACAAAAAAAGTGAAATCTAATTTCGTCGTTTCTGTTTCTCTTATAGTTTTACTTGCTGTTGCTACACCTTTCACACCTGTTTTTAGTAACATGTATGCGCACCTTGACTTATTAAACATTGATTTTGGTGGAGAAGACGCACCAGGTGAAGTAGAACCTGAAGATGAAGAACCGGTTATTACAGAAGAAGAATTTCAAAATCTGGTCTTTAGTTCAAGAGAGAAATACGTAAAAGAATTTGCTCAAGACTTCAATCAAGCACCAACTACACAAAAGATATTCGGTATGGGATTTGCTGGTAATTACGATGAGAAAGAACTTGGAAAAGATCTGAAAATGATAGAAATGGATTTTTACGATTTGTTTTACTCATTTGGATGGCTAGGTTTCATCTATTTAATGACACCTTTTTTCTATTATGCAGTCCGCATAATTGTAAAATTCGTTAAAAATCTGAAAGAATATTTCACATACGAATATATGTTATATGGTGTAGCATTATTACTAGGATTAGGAATAGCATATACAGCTGGACATGTCTTTACTGCTCCAGCAGTGTCTATCTATTTAGCAATGCTTCTTGCATTTATGAACCGATGGACACCGACTATTAAACTATAA
- a CDS encoding YkvA family protein, whose amino-acid sequence MQEHEKYYSNEGSWNKVQIFAKKAGSNVIYAVLILYFTLQKPDIPLRAKATIAGALGYFIFPIDIIPDVTLGVGFVDDLGMITAALFQVAMYIDEDIKKHAKDKLKDWFGENIDTSEIDDKLK is encoded by the coding sequence ATGCAAGAACATGAAAAATATTACTCAAATGAAGGATCTTGGAATAAAGTTCAAATATTCGCAAAAAAGGCAGGTTCCAATGTTATATATGCTGTACTAATACTTTATTTCACATTGCAGAAACCTGATATTCCTTTGAGAGCTAAAGCTACTATAGCAGGGGCATTAGGTTATTTTATATTCCCTATTGATATAATTCCAGATGTCACTTTGGGAGTAGGTTTTGTTGATGATTTAGGTATGATAACTGCGGCATTGTTTCAAGTAGCTATGTATATTGATGAAGACATAAAAAAACATGCAAAAGATAAGCTTAAAGATTGGTTTGGAGAAAATATAGATACATCTGAAATAGATGATAAATTGAAATAG
- a CDS encoding S-layer homology domain-containing protein, whose product MKKWLASLAIATMVTTSIGTAEAASASVRESVFSDLSINNKLYESVYTMYVREVMEFEEGLALNGGDRVYPLQEISRAQAAQFLYNLLGLTLEGKTAFTDVSANHPNYEAISTLASNHVVDGYPDGSFHPSEKLTRAQMSKIIANAFQLKESTEPIPFTDVNERFFPYVSAIYAKNITDGKTATQYGSNEFITKQEMAAFMDRGYNFRNASEYNDNEIKMKTNELTRKIRILMVQGFLARHPKPQQLSDIESDLKLLTIEPAYSMIGNIYKASCVACDVPFVMNDMNFELKYNVLAKSDTRIVIESAVAENLFDLGGNYELEMTKQNGTWKLKNWKLKSFDEEPLQLSDDETQEYLISKLSSMYGGIVRSLTYNGRSENGLYDRYQFTVNGETFRIFYKPSSAMIQEDLGI is encoded by the coding sequence ATGAAAAAATGGTTAGCAAGTTTAGCAATAGCGACGATGGTGACGACTAGTATTGGAACAGCAGAAGCAGCATCAGCTTCCGTTCGAGAATCTGTATTTAGTGATTTATCGATAAATAACAAGTTATATGAATCCGTTTATACGATGTATGTGCGTGAAGTAATGGAGTTTGAGGAAGGGCTCGCATTAAATGGTGGAGACAGAGTATATCCTTTGCAGGAAATTAGCAGAGCGCAAGCTGCACAGTTTTTATATAATTTATTGGGTCTTACATTAGAAGGAAAAACTGCTTTTACGGATGTGTCAGCGAATCATCCTAATTATGAAGCAATATCAACATTAGCATCAAACCATGTGGTGGATGGATATCCTGATGGATCGTTCCATCCAAGTGAAAAATTAACACGTGCACAGATGTCGAAAATTATTGCAAATGCGTTCCAATTGAAAGAATCTACAGAGCCAATCCCATTTACAGATGTAAATGAACGATTCTTTCCATATGTCTCAGCTATTTACGCGAAAAACATCACTGATGGGAAAACGGCAACTCAGTATGGTTCGAATGAGTTCATCACGAAACAAGAAATGGCAGCATTTATGGACAGAGGCTATAATTTCCGCAATGCCAGTGAATACAATGATAATGAAATAAAGATGAAAACCAACGAATTGACTAGAAAAATCCGTATTCTAATGGTACAAGGATTCCTCGCAAGACATCCTAAACCACAACAGTTGTCGGATATTGAATCAGATTTAAAGTTACTGACGATTGAACCTGCCTACTCAATGATTGGCAATATCTATAAAGCTAGTTGTGTCGCTTGTGATGTTCCTTTTGTAATGAACGATATGAATTTTGAGCTAAAGTACAATGTGCTTGCAAAGTCAGATACACGAATCGTGATTGAATCCGCTGTAGCGGAAAATCTTTTCGATCTAGGTGGAAATTATGAGTTAGAGATGACAAAGCAAAATGGTACCTGGAAATTAAAGAACTGGAAACTAAAGTCTTTTGACGAGGAACCACTTCAGTTGTCAGATGATGAAACGCAAGAGTATTTAATATCTAAACTAAGCTCCATGTATGGAGGAATCGTCCGTTCATTAACTTACAACGGAAGAAGTGAAAATGGCTTATATGACAGATACCAATTCACTGTTAACGGAGAGACATTTAGAATCTTTTACAAACCTTCTAGCGCCATGATTCAAGAAGATTTAGGCATTTAA
- a CDS encoding M14 family zinc carboxypeptidase, whose translation MCRKIWYSALIVCFCKILFISPVKAEEQFVVEIEKGISIFVSPDSTSTILTVTSQKSNWTILHTSPNYFEVSNGEIQGYVKTKESHVLFPETVKKFEVYAASVPYYILKNGKLLEKGNIFPGVAWKRDGQTDEYHIIHVGNQLVYVPIEGTMPTSLEVNASAPRKAVIPTTLLAENHLPVFSPEGERLGTYPRSYPVAINGIDGEYAIVNFIGREAKVPFNLLYSKDLFQGAQTVSHSEMSFYTQVIHAMYPEFTELKQIGLSLEGRAIYALKIGKGKKEVLFDAALHAREHMTTNVLLEMMDSYSIHYRNNASWAGYKPREVLDKVAIWFVPMMNPDGVTLVQGGMKAVKNGELARKINGGSTNFARWKSNVRGVDLNNNFDSEWSALNVSAKKPAYHLYKGPKAFSEPESQALRDFINSRDFLSNMSYHTSGQVIYWFNWQKGSDLNRDVGLAGKVSRLTGYRVLDPMYLIGSGSSADWFIQEKKRPALTIEISPFVGDRPVPTSYWPAIWKQNHKVGMFIATEAASR comes from the coding sequence ATGTGTAGAAAAATATGGTATTCCGCATTAATTGTTTGTTTTTGTAAGATTTTATTTATTTCTCCGGTGAAAGCAGAAGAACAATTTGTTGTGGAAATTGAGAAAGGTATTTCTATTTTTGTTTCTCCAGATTCTACTTCGACAATTCTTACAGTCACTAGTCAAAAATCAAATTGGACTATTCTTCACACATCGCCCAACTATTTTGAGGTGAGTAACGGTGAAATCCAAGGATACGTGAAGACGAAAGAATCTCATGTTTTGTTTCCGGAAACGGTTAAAAAGTTTGAAGTATATGCTGCTAGTGTTCCTTATTATATCTTAAAAAACGGCAAACTACTGGAGAAAGGGAATATATTTCCTGGAGTTGCTTGGAAACGGGATGGACAAACGGATGAGTATCATATCATTCATGTTGGAAATCAACTTGTGTATGTTCCAATTGAAGGAACTATGCCTACTTCTTTAGAAGTGAACGCTTCCGCACCTCGGAAAGCTGTAATACCGACTACTCTTTTGGCAGAAAATCATTTACCTGTATTTAGTCCAGAAGGTGAACGTTTAGGTACATATCCTCGTAGTTACCCTGTAGCGATAAATGGAATCGATGGAGAATACGCGATCGTCAATTTTATCGGACGGGAAGCGAAGGTTCCATTTAACTTACTTTACTCCAAGGATTTATTCCAAGGAGCTCAAACTGTTTCGCATAGTGAAATGAGTTTTTACACACAAGTAATTCATGCGATGTATCCTGAGTTTACGGAGCTGAAACAAATTGGATTGTCTTTGGAAGGTCGCGCTATATATGCCTTAAAAATCGGAAAAGGGAAGAAAGAGGTATTGTTCGATGCAGCCCTTCATGCGCGTGAGCATATGACGACAAATGTTCTATTAGAGATGATGGATTCGTATAGTATTCATTATCGAAATAATGCATCTTGGGCGGGTTACAAACCTAGAGAAGTATTGGATAAAGTGGCCATATGGTTTGTTCCGATGATGAATCCTGATGGCGTTACGCTTGTTCAAGGCGGGATGAAGGCTGTTAAAAACGGTGAACTTGCTCGTAAGATTAATGGTGGAAGCACTAATTTTGCAAGATGGAAGTCGAACGTTCGAGGAGTTGATTTAAATAATAACTTTGACTCCGAGTGGAGCGCATTGAATGTGTCTGCCAAAAAACCTGCCTATCATTTATACAAAGGCCCTAAAGCATTTTCAGAACCAGAATCACAAGCGCTTCGAGATTTTATCAATAGTAGAGATTTCTTATCTAATATGTCCTATCATACGTCTGGACAAGTGATTTACTGGTTTAATTGGCAAAAAGGTTCGGATTTAAACAGAGATGTTGGTTTAGCAGGGAAAGTATCTCGTTTAACAGGCTATCGTGTGTTGGATCCGATGTATTTAATCGGGTCTGGATCCTCTGCTGATTGGTTTATTCAAGAGAAAAAGCGACCAGCATTAACGATTGAAATATCTCCTTTTGTGGGAGATAGACCGGTTCCAACTTCGTATTGGCCAGCAATATGGAAACAGAATCATAAGGTAGGTATGTTTATCGCGACAGAGGCGGCATCAAGATAA
- a CDS encoding glycosyltransferase: MKILLVANMYPSKAFPSYGVFVRNTENILLDAGFNVEKVVLQKKMGKVAKLLGYAKYYASIVKNGLRTDIDVLYVHYAAHNAFPLLLLKKMKPSVKIVTNVHGSDVVPEVQSQEKFQPYVKRLLEISTTIITPSNYYKKLVRKKYGVTTPIEVFPSGGVNETVFYPQHENRDSLCSDLGLDPSFRYVGLVNRLDVGKGWQFFVEAAAQYIQENRDSDVRFIVVGSGKEEDAFKQSVLDQNLQNHLIHFPLMKQQDLAKIYNVIEVFVFPTIREGESLGLVGLESMACRTPIIGSAMAGLLDYTVDGKNGWLFEPSNANDLYVKLVHVLSLSRLEREKIAEQAYLTAQTYEQKAVQPKLAQIFSSIEQG, encoded by the coding sequence ATGAAGATTTTGTTAGTAGCAAATATGTACCCATCAAAAGCATTTCCGAGCTACGGTGTATTTGTGCGAAATACAGAGAATATTTTGCTAGATGCTGGCTTTAATGTGGAAAAAGTAGTGCTTCAGAAAAAAATGGGGAAAGTGGCAAAGTTACTTGGATATGCGAAATACTATGCCTCCATTGTGAAAAACGGCTTACGGACTGACATTGATGTTTTGTATGTCCATTATGCTGCACATAACGCATTCCCACTTTTATTGCTAAAAAAAATGAAACCTTCTGTAAAAATTGTGACTAATGTGCATGGTAGTGATGTTGTTCCTGAAGTACAATCGCAGGAAAAGTTTCAGCCATATGTTAAGCGATTGCTCGAAATATCAACCACAATTATTACACCATCAAATTATTATAAGAAGCTTGTTCGAAAAAAATACGGTGTTACAACTCCAATCGAGGTATTCCCTTCTGGTGGAGTGAATGAAACGGTATTTTACCCGCAACACGAAAATCGTGACTCATTGTGTTCTGACTTAGGACTAGATCCAAGTTTTCGCTACGTAGGATTAGTAAATCGGTTAGACGTAGGTAAAGGATGGCAATTCTTTGTAGAAGCGGCCGCCCAATACATTCAGGAGAATAGAGATTCTGATGTTCGTTTTATTGTGGTGGGTTCTGGAAAAGAAGAGGACGCTTTCAAACAAAGCGTTCTTGATCAAAACCTTCAAAACCATCTTATTCATTTTCCATTGATGAAACAACAAGACTTAGCGAAAATCTACAATGTCATTGAAGTATTCGTCTTTCCAACCATACGAGAAGGCGAGAGCTTAGGTCTAGTTGGACTAGAGTCAATGGCTTGTCGCACACCTATTATTGGAAGTGCGATGGCTGGGTTGCTGGATTATACAGTAGACGGAAAAAATGGGTGGTTATTTGAACCAAGCAATGCGAACGATTTATATGTAAAACTAGTGCATGTGTTATCTCTTTCTAGGTTAGAACGAGAAAAAATTGCGGAACAAGCGTACCTTACGGCGCAAACGTATGAACAAAAAGCAGTACAACCAAAATTAGCTCAAATTTTTTCTTCAATTGAGCAGGGATGA
- a CDS encoding acyltransferase — protein MIKQEIKSIYYLRLSAMMMVVLIHTTAQYRHLFDVNTFQSRFYHFINNITRVESGIFIMLVGIVFFYNYQDRKFDMPPLLTYWKKRVVYILIPFVVWSLVYEIHAVYLQTREWNSSDVLNRIVTGQSHYQLYFIFIVVQFYLVFPLVMSIVKWLPSVKKYLALIGIFIEFVFFLLDYTFRLIDIPFFLESFGSFLVGGWIGLTIQEQQLKVSNKKISIWGIIFAIAGIATVFIRYQNMYIATLSIPIELYRLITMTFIIGGSYFVYLLSEKLVLTLSTNMTSMIKSIAYYSFGFYLLHPLVLYYVMEWIPTRGTPGSFHLTIMIQYIFTLLLCYLIIWSFHRFVPFASFVFGKLPKNSYLPWQAYKKVN, from the coding sequence ATGATCAAACAAGAGATAAAATCGATCTATTATTTGCGGTTGTCGGCGATGATGATGGTAGTATTGATTCATACGACTGCGCAGTATCGACATTTGTTTGATGTAAACACGTTCCAATCTCGTTTTTATCATTTTATTAATAATATAACGCGTGTAGAGTCTGGTATTTTTATCATGCTTGTTGGAATTGTTTTCTTTTATAATTATCAAGATCGAAAGTTTGATATGCCGCCGTTACTTACTTATTGGAAAAAGCGTGTTGTATACATATTAATTCCATTTGTTGTTTGGTCGCTTGTTTATGAGATCCATGCAGTTTATTTACAAACGAGAGAATGGAATTCATCAGATGTTTTAAATAGAATTGTTACCGGACAAAGTCATTATCAATTATATTTTATCTTTATTGTTGTACAATTTTATCTTGTGTTTCCTTTAGTTATGAGCATTGTAAAATGGTTACCTTCGGTCAAAAAATATTTAGCTCTTATCGGTATATTCATTGAATTTGTTTTTTTCTTGCTTGATTATACATTTCGTCTTATTGATATTCCGTTCTTTTTAGAATCCTTTGGTTCGTTTTTAGTCGGAGGTTGGATAGGTCTTACAATTCAAGAACAGCAATTGAAGGTATCGAACAAAAAGATCAGTATATGGGGAATTATTTTTGCTATCGCTGGAATAGCTACTGTCTTCATTCGGTACCAAAATATGTATATAGCGACTCTTAGTATTCCAATTGAATTGTACCGTCTTATTACGATGACATTTATTATAGGAGGAAGTTATTTCGTCTACTTGCTTTCCGAAAAACTTGTTTTGACTCTTTCTACCAATATGACCTCCATGATTAAGTCTATTGCCTATTATTCTTTTGGTTTCTATTTACTCCATCCACTTGTTTTGTATTATGTCATGGAGTGGATACCAACTCGAGGCACTCCAGGATCATTTCACTTAACGATTATGATTCAGTATATTTTCACGCTCTTATTATGCTATCTCATCATCTGGTCATTCCACCGATTTGTGCCTTTTGCAAGTTTTGTTTTTGGAAAACTTCCAAAAAACTCCTACCTACCTTGGCAAGCATATAAAAAAGTCAATTAA